A portion of the Chaetodon trifascialis isolate fChaTrf1 chromosome 7, fChaTrf1.hap1, whole genome shotgun sequence genome contains these proteins:
- the LOC139334079 gene encoding uncharacterized protein produces the protein MMHSSDPLPLSPFINSSFNKMKELSAFNQVMTFKASSIQKIIQVVHRMAQKSCRQACELFCCPVGTMLCEKACWTCCPAQNNQTPEVKTSQVALLGPPSTILIVNISNSTLVDCVIGNDMYPSVVADSQPLMQESELQIHNQARCSCSQGQQREAQASPPPPAEPPSVNIHSSHLNCVIIGDNNYMHAEQTHSTETEELQL, from the exons ATGATGCACAGCTCCGACCCTCTACCCCTCAGTCCTTTtattaacagcagctttaacaaaatgaaagaaCTATCGGCGTTCAATCAG GTGATGACGTTCAAAGCCTCCAGCATACAGAAGATCATCCAGGTGGTGCACAGGATGGCGcagaagagctgcagacaggCCTGTGAGCTGTTCTGCTGCCCCGTAGGCACCATGCTGTGTGAAAAGGCATGCTGGACCTGCTGCCCAG CTCAGAATAATCAAACTCCAGAGGTTAAAACTTCACAAG TGGCACTCCTTGGTCCGCCGTCGACCATTTTGATTGTGAACATCAGCAACTCCACCTTGGTCGACTGCGTCATTGGGAACGACATGTACCCGTCTGTGGTGGCAGACAGTCAGCCTCTGATGCAGGAATCTGAGCTCCAAATACACA ATCAGGCaagatgcagctgcagccaaggacagcagagggaagcacaggcctctcctcctccaccagcagagcCGCCGAGTGTCAACATCCACAGTTCCCACCTCAACTGTGTCATCATCGGAGACAACAACTACATGCACGCTGAGCAGACCCACTCGACTGAAACTGAAGAACTGCAACTGTGA
- the LOC139334388 gene encoding dynein regulatory complex protein 9-like, with the protein MSLSRIQSLRLAAVLEDCSDQLDLLGHTLAVKISREQGPTAAQEKVRLTKLRRDCRYISQQVFKLHLELEEKQSFSCLQQVVEEEEQKKKAENMRREAKKELEQRKQTLQRRQEEYQQKTEKLQDMHRLIKDLQHQLNEQSSKVSNKRKIVEKIIELQLQQAQKESSQAEKLLENQLELLHKQLREEMRVHDESEKFLQNRYEEMQQLLQQWQQRTEQMLQEKKQQLNNVRCKRTVNLDRLMEMRRKFREMEEVVIEDREEQEKLRQQEAEARAATKLQAWWRGCMVRRGLGSFKKAEEGKKGQKKKEGKKKKKKK; encoded by the exons ATGTCTCTATCCCGGATTCAGAGTCTGAGACTGGCAGCTGTACTGGAGGACTGTTCAGACCAGTTGGACTTACTGGGACATACTCTGGCGGTAAAGATCAGCAGGGAGCAAGGGCctacagcagcacag gagaAGGTCAGGCTAACCAAACTGAGAAGAGACTG TCGGTACATCTCACAGCAGGTTTTCAAGCTGcatctggagctggaggagaagcagagttTCAGTTGTCTGCAGCAGgtggtggaagaagaggagcagaagaagaaggctgAGAACATGAGAAG agaggcaaagaaagagctggagcagagaaaacaaactttACAGAGACGACAAGAGGAGTATcaacagaaaactgagaaaCTGCAG GACATGCACAGGCTCATCAAAGACCTGCAGCATCAGCTGAATGAGCAGTCGTCAAAGGTTTCCAACAAGAGGAAGATTGTGGAGAAAATCAtcgagctgcagcttcagcaggcaCAAAAGGAGAGCAGCCaggctgagaagctgctggaaaaCCAGCTGGAG ctgctgcacaaacagctgagggaggagatgagagtTCATGACGAGTCAGAGAAATTCCTGCAAAATCGATATGAG gagatgcagcagctgctgcagcagtggcagcagcgcaCAGAGCAgatgctgcaggagaagaagcagcagctgaacaaTGTGCGCTGCAAAAGAACAGTGAATTTGGACAGACTGATGGAAATGAGGAGGAAG TtcagggagatggaggaggtggtgatagaggacagggaggagcaggagaaactGCGCCAACAGGAGGCAGAAGCCAGAGCTGCTACCAAG CTGCAGGCCTGGTGGAGAGGCTGCATGGTCCGCCGAGGTCTTGGTAGTTTTAAAAAAGCAGAGGAAGGTAAGAAAggccagaagaagaaggagggaaagaagaagaagaagaagaaatga
- the psma2a gene encoding proteasome subunit alpha type-2 encodes MAERGYSFSLTTFSPSGKLVQIEYALAAVAAGAPSVGIKASNGVVLATEKKQKSILYDEQSVHKVEPITKHIGMVYSGMGPDYRVLVRRARKLAQQYFLVYQEPIPTGQLVQRVASVMQEYTQSGGVRPFGVSLLIAGWDEDHPYLFQSDPSGAYFAWKATAMGKNYVNGKTFLEKRYNNDLELEDAIHTAILTLKESFEGQMTEENIEVGICNEAGFKRLTPAEVKDYLAAIA; translated from the exons aTGGCGGAACGAGGCTACAGTTTCTCCCTCACCACATTTAG CCCCTCTGGAAAACTGGTTCAGATTGAATATGCCCTGGCAGCTGTAGCAGCCGGAGCACCCTCAGTTGGCATCAAAG cttCCAATGGAGTTGTCCTGGCTacagagaagaaacaaaagTCAATTCTGTATGATGAACAGAGTGTCCATAAAGTGGAGCCTATCACAAAACACATAGGCATGGTCTACAGCGGCATGGGCCCTGACTACAG GGTTTTAGTGCGACGAGCCCGGAAGTTGGCACAACAGTACTTCCTGGTTTATCAGGAACCAATCCCCACAGGCCAGCTTGTCCAGAGAGTGGCCTCTGTAATGCAAGAGTACACACAGTCTGG TGGAGTACGTCCCTTTGGCGTTTCATTGCTGATAGCTGGATGGGATGAAGACCACCCCTACCTGTTCCAGTCAGACCCTTCT GGTGCATATTTTGCTTGGAAAGCCACAGCCATGGGAAAGAACTATGTTAATGGAAAAACATTCCTTGAAAAAAG gTATAACAATGATCTGGAATTGGAAGATGCCATCCACACAGCCATCTTGACATTGAAG GAGAGCTTTGAGGGTCAGATGACAGAGGAGAACATCGAGGTGGGGATCTGTAATGAGGCCGGCTTCAAAAGACTCACCCCAGCGGAGGTGAAAGACTACCTGGCAGCCATTGCGTGA